The nucleotide window ggtagcgtaagtaaaaaagtatggcggtgaaagtgtgtttagtgcagatgtgatctaggaagagtgagtaacagcagctttgtaaacgaggcctcaggtttatgatggaggtggattgtgttaaagtgactgtgagcttaggcctttgccttaggaaggttcagaaaaagtgaatttcaacattggccatcagcctgatgatttggatacacatggcctcggcctactgaggaatgcagatctaagtagaatggtcatgactgcatggaatgggttaaatgaaagtaaaagtttaaaaataataatttggtgtgttgcttattgagatagagggagggatggggttaatttgttttagtacaagaatgaaattggagttgtttcatgtgagaggttcgaatgaggatggggagtgattttgtataatggttggaggaaggatggtgttatttcattttagggttggagagagaaggtcgtggggtttgtattagagtatgaatgaaaatgggttattttattttggggttagacggcggatggggttggGGTCGTACGACGGCATTCTAAAGGCGGTACCTTCTTATATTAGAATGCCAGAGTCTAAATAATGTGGGAGCTTATCGCCTCCTCCtcattcttcagtcttactCGACGAGTAGCAGTATGCCTGAGCCAGCCAAGTCCGCGCCCAAGAAGGGATCCAAGAAAGCCGTGACCAAGACGGCCGGGAAAGGAGGCAAGaagcgcagaaagtccaggaaggAGAGCTATGCTATCTACGTGtacaaggtgctgaagcaggtccaCCCTGATACCGGTATCTCCTCCAAAGCGATGGGCATCATGAACTCGTTCGTGAACGACATCTTCGAGCGCATCGCCGGTGAGTCTTCCCGTTTGGCTCATTACAACAAACGTTCTACTATCACCTCTAGGGAGATCCAGACCGCTGTGCGTCTGCTCCTTCCCGGTGAGTTGGCCAAGCACGCCGTGTCCGAGGGCACAAAGGCCGTCACCAAGTACACGAGCTCCAAGTAAATGGTGATAGCGGCGTAATccaaacccaacggctcttttaagagccacccacggtTTCTTCGAAAGAGCAGTTTTATTCAAGAACAAAGTCGCCGATAGTAAGctataatactaattattattattaatattatttttttttttttcccccatgagTGCTTCTGCAGCCATTATTGTAAAAGGAATGCCcttcagtgtatgtatgtatgtaaatcaacTTACTTAGTTGTTTGTCTGCATTTAATTGGTATAGTATACTAAGATTCAGGGGCAGAGCAGCAAACTAAAATACTGTGCCATACTAACTGTATGGCGTGGGGTTGTAATGCTAAGTGGGATAAATGAAGCTGCACATCACCTGTGAAAGACCAGTCCAGAGGAGATCAGCCTTACAGGTGGGGAATAGTAAGGCAGGAAACCATACTAGGGTTGACTTGAAGCCTAGAACTATACACTtgatctttgtaatgaaagctgTCTAGTATATATAACCAGGCATACGGTTAGGAAAGAGAGGAAATGAGTATCTCCACAAGCTTTTTTTGTTGGGTCACAGAAGGGTGAAGTTATTCAAAGCCTTAGGTTTATGGTGAGATTTGAgtgagcaagaataggttcagagctagacttttgatgtagagggtcggagcaaggcaaaaggacgagggtagagtaagtaaaatagtatggcggtcaaaggcctcaggtttatgatgaaggtggattgagttaaagtgaccgtgagcttaggccgttgccttaggatacaaaggaaggttcagtaaaagtgagtttcaacattagccatcagcctcatgatttggatacacatggcctcggcctactgaggaatgcgcatctaagtagaatggtcatgactgcatggaatgggttaaatgaaagtaaaagtttaaaaataataatttggtgtgttgcttattgggatagagggagggatggggttaatttgttttagtacaagaatgagattggagttgtttcatgtgaggggtttgaatgaggatggggagtgattttgtataatggttggaggaaggatggggttatttggtttcatggttagaatgatgttaaggttatgttgtactaggttaagagggaggacagagttattttgtattaggactacttggtttggtcacaaaaagatgaatttggttgaagccttaggttaatggtgagattcgagcgagcaagaataggttcagagctagacttttgatgtagagggtcggagcaaggcaaaaagacgagggtagagtaagtaaatttaggtagcgtaagtaaaaaagtatggcggtgaaagtgtgtttagtgcagatgtgatctaggaagagtgagtaacagcagctttgtaaacgaggcctcaggtttatgatggaggtggattgtgttaaagtgactgtgagcttaggcctttgccttaggaaggttcagaaaaagtgaatttcaacattggccatcagcctgatgatttggatacacatggcctcggcctactgaggaatgcagatctaagtagaatggtcatgactgcatggaatgggttaaatgaaagtaaaagtttaaaaataataatttggtgtgttgcttattgagatagagggagggatggggttaatttgttttagtacaaga belongs to Salminus brasiliensis chromosome 24, fSalBra1.hap2, whole genome shotgun sequence and includes:
- the LOC140546723 gene encoding histone H2B, with amino-acid sequence MPEPAKSAPKKGSKKAVTKTAGKGGKKRRKSRKESYAIYVYKVLKQVHPDTGISSKAMGIMNSFVNDIFERIAGESSRLAHYNKRSTITSREIQTAVRLLLPGELAKHAVSEGTKAVTKYTSSK